The region CGACCTCGACGTCCGGCACCGGCTTGTGGCTCAGGCGATCGCGCACCGTGCCGGTGACGCGGATGAGCCCGCTGGCCGGGGGCGCGAGCTTGATCGGCCCCAGCCGACGCCCGTGGGCCCGCCAGCCGTCCGGCCCGATCGTGAACGGCAGGCGCGACCCGGGCTGCCCCGACGCCGTCGCCTTCTGGCCCGTGCGGCCGTGACCGCCGCCGCGGGGCCACAGCACGACCAGGGCGACCACGGCGATCGCCGCCGCCAGCCACCACCATCGTCGCAACGCGGGAGTCGGGGGGGTCACGGGGGCGGGCATCGATGGGTTAGGGACGCCTGATACGTCCGTAAGTTTCATCAAACCAACCCGCGACCTGGCGCGGCCATTCCCGCCGCCGGTCGCCGTCGGCAACCCCGTGGAACTCGGCCCGCGCGGGCCTCGGGGCGCCCGACAGGCTGACGAGCCGATGGGCCGAAACGACGACGGGCGGCCGGGCTGACACGCCCGGCGGGCGACGACGAGCATCCGGAGTGGCCCCCGGGCGGTCGCCGTCGACGTCGATCACCAGGGGATCTCGACCACGAGCACGGTGATGTTGTCGCGGCCGCCGCGCTGGTTGGCCAGGTCGATCGCCGCGTCGGCGCAGGCCTCGATCCCGTCGTCGCGGATCAGCTCGACCACCTCCTGATCGTTGCGCAGGTACCCGTGCAGCCCGTCGGTGCACATCATGAACCGATCGCCGGGCGCGACGTCGACGTCGGCGGTGTCGACCTGGACGTAGTCCTTGTGGCCGACGGCGCGGGTGATCACGTTCTTCGCCGACGACTTCTCGGCCTCCTCGGGCGTGATCAGGCCGTGCTTGAGCTTGTAGTTGATCAGCGTGTGGTCCTCGGTGATCTGCATCGCGACCGGCCCGCGGATCCGGTAGACGCGGCTGTCGCCGACGTGCGCCGCGAACGCGAGCCCGCCGCCGACCAGCATCGCCGAGCACGTCGTCGACATCCCGCGCTTCTCGGGCGAGAGCTCGGCCATGCCGTAGACCATGTAGCAGGCCGACTGGACGCCGCTCTCGAGCAGGCGGCGGATCTCCCAGATGGCCTCGTGGTCGCCGTCGGCCACCGCCGCGGTCAGGCGCGCCAGCTCGCGCGCGGCGCCGCGCACCCACATCTCGAGCTGATCGACGCACTCGCGGCTCGCGACCTCGCCCTTGTTGTGGCCGCCAACACCGTCGGCGACGACGTAGAACCCCATCTGGTCATCGCGAAAGTACGAGTCCTCGTTGACCGCGCGACGTCGGCCGACGTCCGTGCGACCGACCGAGCGGCGGATCAGCGACTGCCCAGCGACCATCATCGTCATGATAGCAGCAGGTTCCCGTGGCCGCGGGCGGTGCGGGACGCTACCTTTGGGGCGTGGCCTATACGCTCGCGTCCACGCTGGCGACCGCCCGGGAGACCGTGCTGTCGAGCTGGGCGCACCGCTACGACCGCAGCACCAAGCGCGGGCCCGGCGCCCGGGTGGCCCGGCAGCACGGCGCCATCGTCAGCGGCCTGCTCGAGGCCCTCGCCGTGACCGTGGCCGGCGAGCAGGTGACCCTGGCCCCCGGGCACCCGGCGATGCGCGATCTCGAGAAGGCGACCGTGTTCGCCGGCGCGACCTGGTCGTCCGAGGGCGCGACCGGCTTCGAGGTCGCGGCCATCGTCGCGACCCTGCGCGACGCGGTGCTCGAGCACGCCGACCTGGAGCTGGCCCCGTCGCTGACCGAGCTGTTCGAGTGGCTGTCCATCCTGGCGCTGGACGCGTTCGCGACCGCCGGCCGCCGGTCCGTGGCCGAGCGCGCCGCCGAGCAGCTCGAGGCCGGCACCCCGGTGCTGCTGCTCACCCCGGAGCTGCCGGCGGTGCTGCTGGTCGGCGCGCCGACCGAGGACGTGCTCGACAGCGTCCTGGCCCGCGCGATGCTGCTGGTGGTGCGGGTCGGCGCCCCGACGCTGTTGCTCGACGTCAGCGGGCTGGCCGACGAGACCGCCCGCCCGGTCACCGTGGCGCTGGCCCGGCTGTTCGAGCACCGGCGGATGGGGCAGGTCGAGCTGGCGGTCGTCGGCGCTGGCGCCGGGGTAGCTGATCGGTGGCGGCGTACGGCGGAGTCGCACAAGGTCGCCACGTCGTGGTTCGAGCGCTTCGATGACGCGCTCGCCCACGCGGCGACGCGCGCCGGCCTCGGGATCGTTCGGAGATCCTGACCGGTCACTCGCGCCTGGCACCCGCTTCATGACGGCCGGGTGACATCGCGAAAACCGACCGGTCGGGCGCCGTCGCCGACCTGCACGGGGCCGCCGGCCTGCTAACATGGGACACTGCCGTGGGCGATGAGTTCCCTGTCAGGTTCGGTCGCTACACACTGATCGAGCGTATCGCGGTCGGCGGGATGGCGGAGCTGTTCCTGGCGACGGCCCCGGGCGAGCACGGCTTCGAGCGCAAGGTCGTGATCAAGCGGCTGCTCCCGCACCTCGCGCGCGAGCCCGTCTACACGGCGATGTTCATCGACGAGGCGAAGCTGACCGCGCAGCTGTCGCACCCGAAGATCGCGCAGACCTACGAGCTGGGGCGCGTCGACGACTCGCTCTTCATCGCGATGGAGTTCATCGACGGCATCGACGTGCTCGGGCTCCTGCGCGAGCACGCGTGGCAGCGCAAGCGCCCGCCGCTCGAGCTGTCGGTGTGGATCTGCCACGAGATCCTCGACGCCCTCGACTTCGCCCACAACCTGCGCGACGAGACCGGCGCGCCGCTGGGCGTGGTCCACCGCGACATCTCGCCGTCGAACCTGCTGCTGTCGCGGCGCGGCGACGTCAAGCTGGTCGACTTCGGCATCGCGCGCGCGTCCGGCTCCGGCCGCCACCACCGCACCAAGTCGGGGACGCTCAAGGGCAAGTACGGGTACATGTCGCCCGAGCAGGTGCTCGAGCAGTCGGTCGACGCGCGCTCGGACCTGTTCTCGATCGGCGTCGTCCTGGCCGAGATGCTGTGCGGGCGCCGGCTGTTCGCCGCGGCGGCCGAGCTCGACGTGCTGCTGATGGTGCGCGACGCCAAGCTGACGCGGCTCGATCAGTTCGGCGGCCACGTGCCGCCCAGCCTCGACGCGATCCTGCGCCGGGCCCTGCGCAAGGACCCGGCCGAGCGCTGGCAGTCGGCCGCGGATCTGCGCGACGCGCTGGCGGACTGGATGTTCCAGGAGCGCGTGCGCGTCACGCCGCGCCACATCGGCGAGCTGGTCGAGTCGATCCACGAGCAGGTCTGGCAGCGCAAGCGCGAGACGATGGCCCAGAGCGACGCCGAGAACGCCGCGCTGGCGGCGGCCGCGCCCAGCACGCTCGGGCCGAACCTGGTCCCGGCGCCGCGGCCGAGCCGGCGGGCCCCGAGCGAGGGCGGCGGCGCCCGGCTCGACGCGAAGGCGCTCCTCGCCGACACCGGCGCGCTGGCCGCGATGGACGGCATCCCGCGCGGCGAGCTCAAGCTGACCGACAGCCTGCCGATCATCTCGATCGAGGCCGAGGACGATCTGCCGGAGCCGACCGACGCGTCGCAGGGGCCGCTGGCGCTCGGCAGCGACGGCTCGATCGATCTCGACCTCGCGTTCGAGACCGCGGGCGCGCCCCACGACCTCGACGACTTCGGCCTGGGCCCGGCCGGCAGCCGGCCCCACCACCCGGCCGGCAGCCGCCCCCACCGGACCGGCGACGCGCACGATGCGCACGGCGCGCACCACGACGACGGCGACAGCGGCAAGGTGTCGATCGCCACCCAGGCGGCGGTGTCGGCGGCCGGCTTCCTCGACACCGACTTCGGCGATCTCGCCAACGAGATCGAGGCGGCGGTGATGCACCTGCAGGTGCCGGCGCCGACCGGCGTGATCGAGGTCGAGGCCTCGGTGCGCTACGCCTCGATCGAGGACGCCATCGCCGCCGTGTCGCCGACCTCGGCCGACCCGTCGGCGATCGACTTCGACGAGACCGAGATCGAGCCGCGGGCGTCGCGGTCCGACTCGATCCGGCTGCCGACGCCCGACGAGATCGTCGCGCGCGCGGTCCAGGCCGAGCCGCCGACGGGCGACGAGATCGTCACGCCGTGCACCGACGAGGGCGACTTCACCAACGTCGCGCCGATCAGCGTGCTGTTCCGGCTGGCGGCGACCCAGTCGACCGGCCTGCTGGTGGCGTCGGTCGGTGGCATCAAGAAGGAGATCTTCATCCGGGCCGGGATCCCCGAGTTCGTGTCGTCGAACGTCGCCAGCGAGCTCCTCGGCGCGTACCTGGTCCAGTGCGGGGCGCTGTCGTCGGGCGAGCTGGCGATGGCGCTCGCGATGATGCCGCACTACGGCGGCAAGCTCGGCGACACGCTGGTCGGGCTGGGGCTGCTCAAGCCGCTCGAGGTGTTCCGGCACCTGACGGTGCAGGTCCGGCAGAAGCTGATCGACGTGTGCACGTGGACCAAGGGCACCTACGGCTGGTACGCCGGGCGCCAGATCGAGCGCAACGCGTTCCCGCTCGACCTCAACCCGTTCGAGGTGCTCGGCGCCGGCGCGATGGCGATGCGCGACGACCTGGTCGTGACGTGGATGTCCCGGCACGCGGCCGACTCGCTGGTCCAGCGGCAGGCCCGGCCCGCGGTCGCGCCGGAGCGGTTCGAGATCGTCGGCATGGCGCCGCTGTTCGAGCGCATCGACGGCACCCACACCGTCGGCGAGCTGGTCACCGAGTCGCTCGATCCCGCGACCCAGCGCCGGACCGCGCGCATGCTGATCCTGATGCTCCAGACCGGGCTGGTGGTGGTCGAGGAGCTGTGACGGGCAGGCCGCGGACGGTCGGCGCCGCGGCCGCGGGGTGACGATCAGGTGAACGTGGCGCCGAGCGCCGCCAGCACCGCCCGACCCCGGGTGACGATCAGGTGCACGTGGCGCCGAGCGCCGCCAGCACCGCCCGACCCCGGGTGACGATCAGGTGAACGTGGCGCCGAGCGCCGCCAGTACCGCCCGACCCCGGGTGACGATCAGGTGAACGTGGCGCCCAGCGCTACCAGCACCGCGCACCGATCGGGCGGCAGCGGCGCGACGACCGTGACGCCGTCGAGCTGCACGGCCTCGGCGTGGAGGAAGAACTCGACGAGCGCCGGCATCGGGCCGCCGCCGTAGCGGGCGTCGCCGACCAGCGGCGCGCCGCAGGTGGCGAGGTGGACGCGGATCTGGTGGGTGCGGCCGGTCGTCGCGTGGCACCGGACCAGCGCGCGCGCGCCGACGCGCTCGACCACCTCCCACGTCGTCGACGCGGCCAGGCCGTCGGTGTGATCGACGACGACCCGCGCGCCGCGCTGCGCCAGCGGCGCGTCGCAGCCGCGGCTGACCGGCGACGCCTCGCACAGCGCCAGGTAGGTCTTGGCCACCGCGCCGGCGCTGAACGCGCGCCGCAGCGTCGCCCACGCCGCCGGGGTGCGGGCGGCGATCAGCACGCCCGAGGTGCCGCCGTCGAGGCGGTGCACCAGGCCGCCGTCGCGCGGGTCGGGCGAGGCGTCGGCGCACTCGGGGAAGCGCGCGACGACGCCGCCGGCCGCGGTGCCGAGCTCGCCCGGGGTCAGCGGCTGGCTGGGCATGCCCGGCGGCTTGGCCACGATCACCCGGTCGGCGTCGACGTGGAGCACGGTCAGGCGCTCGGCCGCGGCCGGATCGGCGGTGACCCGCAGCGCCGCGTCGTCGACCGGGGCGCCCCGGACGACCACCTCGGCGCCGGCGCCGACCCGCTCGCCCTTCTTGCCGCGGCGGCCGTCGACGCGGACCGCGCCGTCGTCGAACATCGCCATCACGCGCCGCCGGCTGGCGCCGGGGAAGCGCCGCGCGACCAGCTTGTCGAGGCGATCGGCCTCGTCGGCGCCGACCACGAACCGCAGCGCGTCGCTCATACCGGGCGCACGAGCCAGGCCGGCGCGGTGTCGCCGGGCGCGACCTCGGTCAGCTCGGCGGCGATCTCGACCAGCGCGTCGCACCCGACCAGCGACGACTGCATCGCCGAGCCCTGCTTGGGGTGCGGGCGCGCGATCAGCCGCGCGCCGTCGCGGACCAGCGCGACCCGGATGACGTGGGCGCGCCCGGCCGGCTTGCGGTAGCCGTCGGGCAACACCACCGGCGCCCGCGGCCGGGTGGTGACCTGCGCGCCCTGCATGGCCAGGAGCGCCGGGCGCACGAACAGCTCGAAGCCGACCCACGACGACACCGGGTTGCCCGGCAGCGCGAACACCATCGTGGCGCCGGCCTGACCGACGGCCAGGGGCTTGCCCGGCCGCATCGCGACCTTCCAGAAGTCGAGCGTGACGCCGGCGTCGGTGAGCGCCGCGCGCACGTGATCGTGATCGCCGACCGACACGCCGCCGGTGGTGATGACCACGTCGGCCGCCAGCGCCCGCGCGATCGCCGCGGTGGTCGCGTCGCGGTCGTCGCCGACCACGCCGAGGTAGTCGGGCGCGCCGCCGGCGGCCCGGACCGCCGCGCGCAGGCCGTAGGAGCTCGAGTCGACCAGCTCGCCCGGCGCCAGCGCCGCGTCGATCGCGCGCAGCTCGTCGCCGGTGGCCAGGATCGCGACCCGCGGGCGCCGGGCCACGGTCACGGTGGCGCAGCCCAGCGCCGCGGCCACGGTCACCTCGCCCGAGCCGAGCAGGGTGCCGGCCGCGACCACGAGGTCGCCGACCGCGACGTCCTCACCCTGGCGCCGCACGTGATCGCCCGCGGGCGCGGCCGGCAGCTCGACGGTGGCGCCGTGATCGCGCGCGTCCTCGAACATCACGATCGCGTCGGCGCCCGGCGGCAGCGGCGCCCCGGTCATGATCCGGACCGCGGCGCCCGGCGGCAGCGGCGCCGGCGCGCGCGCCCCGGCGGCGATCGCGGCCACGACCGGCAGCGTGCCCGGCACGTCGGCCGCGCGCACCGCGAAGCCGTCCATCGCCGAGTTGTCGAAGCCCGGCAGCGGCCGGCCGGCGACGATGGGCGTCGCCAGGATCCGGCCGTCGGCCTCGGCCAGGGCCACGACCTCGGTCGGCACCCGCGCGATCAGCGCCTGGATCCGCAGCGCCGCGTCGGCGATCGACAGCATGCGCGCACTATCGCCGGTCGCGATCCGCAAATCCAGCCGCGCGCGTACACTGCGCCGTGGCCACGATCCGCTACCGCCTGCGCACGCCGACGAGCTACGGGCTCATCGTCGGGCTCATGGTCGGCCTGTGCGGGTTCGCCCTGTACGCGCTGCACCGCGCCGGCGGCTTCGCCAGCGGTGGGCGCGCCGCGGTGGTGGTCGCGATCACCGCCGGCGTGCCGGTGATCGCGCTGGCCGCGACGGCCGCCTACCGCGCGTGGCCCGGTGGCCACGTCACGTTCACCGACGACGCGGTCGTGGTCCGGCGCGGCCGCCGCCCGGGCCGGTTCGCCCACGCCGACGGCGTCCAGGTCACCGCCCAGCAGATCGACGTCCAGCTCACCGCGGCGCTCATCCCGGTGGCCACGCTCGACCGCGGCCAGCTGGTCACGATCGGCTGCGGCTCGCGCCGTGTGAAGTTCTCGACCCTGCTGGTCGCGCCCGACGACCGCGCCGCGCTCCTGGCCGACCTCGGCCGCGCCGCCCGGGGCGAGCCGCCCGTCGGCCGCACGCCGCCCCCGCCGCCGCCGCCGCGCACCGCCCACGACGCGCTGCTCGACGACGAGCTCGATCGCGCCGACTGACGCGCCGGCGGTCAGCGCGCGGACGGCCGTCACGCGCCGGTCCGCGCACCGGGAGCCTCGCGGCTCGGGTGGGGCCCGGTCGGCTCGGCGACGGACCCGCAGCGACGCCGCTGACGCTCAGCGCAGCGCGTAGGTGACGTGGACGATCGCGATCACGTCCTTCTCGAGCGCGCTGGTGTCGTTGTTGCCCTCCCACGACGTCTCCGACGAGTTGGCCGGGTTGACGTTGATCACGCCCATGTCGGCCGCCTGCAGCCTCGACAGCGACGCGCCGCCGGCGCTCTTGAGCATGTTCTCGGCCCGGGTCCGGGCGTCCTTGGACGCCTCCGACAGCATCTCGATCTTGAGGTCGCCGAGCTTGGTGTAGAAGTACGCGGGCGAGTTCGAGGTCACGGCGATGTCCTGCTCGAGCAGCTGCGTGATCTCGCGCGAGACCCGCTCGACCCGGGCCACGTCGGCCGAGCGGACCGAGACGAACTGTCGGGCGTGGTAGCCGGTGCGCACCTGCTTGGCGATCCGGTCGTCGCCGGTCCCCTCGTAGACGGTCACGTAGACCTCGTCGATGTTGGTCGAGTCGGGGAAAGATCTCGGCCTCGGGCACGCCCTGGGCCTTGAGGTAGGCGACGGTCGCCTCGACGTCAGCGTGGAGCTTGCGGTACGCGGCCAGCTTGTCGGGCGCGTCGGCCGACACCGTCGCGCTCCACTCGATCAGATCGCTGACGATGCGCTGCTTGGCCGAGCCGGTGACCCGGATCGAGCGCTCGACCGGGCGGACCTTGACCCGCTCCCACGACCGGGTCGCGATGGACATCGAGATCGGGGCCGCGGCCGCGAAGCTCACCAGCGCCAGCGCCAAGAGCGTCTTCCCGCGCAACCACGTCGACTTGTCGGTGACGGACATGAACGAACCTCCTCGCGCCGGACAACGCCCCACCGGCCCCGCCTATTGCACGCGCTGCCGTATAGTCCGCGCATGCGTCGTCTCGCCCGCCTCGTCGGCGGCCCGCTCGTCCTCGCGCTGGCCGCCTGCTGTCCGACCCCCAAGGCTCCCCAGCCACCCAGGCCGCCCCCGGCGGCCGACCCCGTGCCCGCGCCGGCCGATCTGCGCGACGCCCGCGAGACCCACCTCGGGCGCCTGGTCCAGCTGACCAACGGCGGCGAGAACGCCGAGGCCTACTGGGCGTTCGGCGGCGACCGCCTGATCTTCCAGACCACGCGCGAGGGCGTGGCCTGCGATCAGATCATGACGATGCCCACCGACGGGCCCAGCGATCCGCTGCTGCTGTCGACCGGCACCGGCCGCACGACCTGCTCGTACTACTTCCCCGGCGACCAGGAGTACCTCTACGCCTCGACCCACGCCCTGGGCCCGGCGTGTCCGGCGCCGCCCGACCGCAGCAAGGGCTACGTCTGGGCGCTCTACGACTTCGACATCTACGTCAACACCGTCGACGGGAACCGCGCGAACCCGCGCAAGCTGTTCGGCGCGCCCGGCGCCTACGACGCCGAGGCCACGATCTGCGGCAAGGACGGCTCGATCATCTTCACGTCCGACAAGGACGGCGACCTCGAGCTGTACCGGATGGACCAGGACGGCGGCAACGTCAAGCGCCTGACCAACAGCCCCGGCTACGACGGCGGCGCGTTCTTCTCGCCCGACTGCTCGAAGATCGTGTGGCGGGCGTCGCGCCCGACCGGGACCGAGCTGACCGACTACCAGGCGCTCCTGGCCGAGCACCTCGTGCGCCCGACCAAGCTCGAGATCTGGGTCGCCGACGCCGACGGCTCCGACGCCCGGCAGGTGACCTACCTCGACGCCGCGTCGTTCGCGCCGTTCTTCCACCCCAGCGGCGAGCGCATCCTGTTCTCGTCCAACGCCGGCGACCCCAAGGGCCGCGAGTTCGACATCTGGGCGATCGACACCGACGGCACCGACCTCGAGCGCATCACCTACGCCGAGGGCTTCGACGGCTTCCCGATGTTCTCGCCCGACGGCCGCCACCTGGCGTTCTCGTCGAACCGCGGCTCGCCGCCGCCGGCGCCGGGCAGCCACAACAGCGACACCAACGTCTTCGTCGCCGACTGGATCGAGCACCCGCCGCGGGTGACCACCGCCGGCCCGGCCGACGACGCGGCCCAGGCCGTGACCTACCTGGCCGACGACGCCCGCGAGGGCCGCGGCGTCGGCACGCTCGGCCTCGACGACGCGCAGAAGTGGCTGACCGGCCAGCTGCGCGACCTCGGCGCGGTCGGCGGCCTCGCCGGGGGCGAGTTCCTGCAGCCGTTCGAGGTCACGGTCGCGGTCGCGCGCGGCAGCTCGACCGCGCTGGCGATCGACGGCGCCGCGGTCGCGGCCGACGCGTTCGCGCCGTCGCCGGTGTCGGCGTCGACCCACGTCGTGGGCGGCACCGTCTACGTCGGCTACGGGATCGTCCGCAAGAAGGGCAAGGACGTCAAGGCGATCGACGACTACAAGGGCAAGTCGGTCAAGGGCA is a window of Myxococcales bacterium DNA encoding:
- a CDS encoding RluA family pseudouridine synthase; protein product: MSDALRFVVGADEADRLDKLVARRFPGASRRRVMAMFDDGAVRVDGRRGKKGERVGAGAEVVVRGAPVDDAALRVTADPAAAERLTVLHVDADRVIVAKPPGMPSQPLTPGELGTAAGGVVARFPECADASPDPRDGGLVHRLDGGTSGVLIAARTPAAWATLRRAFSAGAVAKTYLALCEASPVSRGCDAPLAQRGARVVVDHTDGLAASTTWEVVERVGARALVRCHATTGRTHQIRVHLATCGAPLVGDARYGGGPMPALVEFFLHAEAVQLDGVTVVAPLPPDRCAVLVALGATFT
- a CDS encoding SIMPL domain-containing protein (The SIMPL domain is named for its presence in mouse protein SIMPL (signalling molecule that associates with mouse pelle-like kinase). Bacterial member BP26, from Brucella, was shown to assemble into a channel-like structure, while YggE from E. coli has been associated with resistance to oxidative stress.); translated protein: MTVYEGTGDDRIAKQVRTGYHARQFVSVRSADVARVERVSREITQLLEQDIAVTSNSPAYFYTKLGDLKIEMLSEASKDARTRAENMLKSAGGASLSRLQAADMGVINVNPANSSETSWEGNNDTSALEKDVIAIVHVTYALR
- a CDS encoding M28 family peptidase, with the protein product MRRLARLVGGPLVLALAACCPTPKAPQPPRPPPAADPVPAPADLRDARETHLGRLVQLTNGGENAEAYWAFGGDRLIFQTTREGVACDQIMTMPTDGPSDPLLLSTGTGRTTCSYYFPGDQEYLYASTHALGPACPAPPDRSKGYVWALYDFDIYVNTVDGNRANPRKLFGAPGAYDAEATICGKDGSIIFTSDKDGDLELYRMDQDGGNVKRLTNSPGYDGGAFFSPDCSKIVWRASRPTGTELTDYQALLAEHLVRPTKLEIWVADADGSDARQVTYLDAASFAPFFHPSGERILFSSNAGDPKGREFDIWAIDTDGTDLERITYAEGFDGFPMFSPDGRHLAFSSNRGSPPPAPGSHNSDTNVFVADWIEHPPRVTTAGPADDAAQAVTYLADDAREGRGVGTLGLDDAQKWLTGQLRDLGAVGGLAGGEFLQPFEVTVAVARGSSTALAIDGAAVAADAFAPSPVSASTHVVGGTVYVGYGIVRKKGKDVKAIDDYKGKSVKGKVVVVRRFTPDGFSKPDVARYGDLNYKAVQARQHGAIGLLVVDQPAPGKSEAPLPTLLPRDGADAGLPVVVVQTAVGTALTKGTHKVDVTVQLDAVKATTHNVVAVLRGGAAAAGAPPLVVGAHLDHLGMGGPQTGALDTDLAVHNGADDNASGIAGLIEVARRLAPKAATLHRDVYLIGFSAEEMGILGSQHLVKHPPYAGAPVAMLNMDMIGRMRDNLVQVLGAESAAEWGALVPPLCAGERVSCQLAGSGYGPSDHMAFYSGGAPVLHFFTGGHLDYHRVTDDAPLINAAGIARVAAVVADVALALDAAPQLTYQKVAPPPSGGDIPMRGGSLGTIPAYGDDGKIPGVLLSDVVPDGPAAKAGLRKGDRLIKIGVTEVRSVEDLMLVLGEAAPGQQATIVFLRDGAQQSVKATFGAPRSRR
- a CDS encoding serine/threonine protein kinase; translation: MAELFLATAPGEHGFERKVVIKRLLPHLAREPVYTAMFIDEAKLTAQLSHPKIAQTYELGRVDDSLFIAMEFIDGIDVLGLLREHAWQRKRPPLELSVWICHEILDALDFAHNLRDETGAPLGVVHRDISPSNLLLSRRGDVKLVDFGIARASGSGRHHRTKSGTLKGKYGYMSPEQVLEQSVDARSDLFSIGVVLAEMLCGRRLFAAAAELDVLLMVRDAKLTRLDQFGGHVPPSLDAILRRALRKDPAERWQSAADLRDALADWMFQERVRVTPRHIGELVESIHEQVWQRKRETMAQSDAENAALAAAAPSTLGPNLVPAPRPSRRAPSEGGGARLDAKALLADTGALAAMDGIPRGELKLTDSLPIISIEAEDDLPEPTDASQGPLALGSDGSIDLDLAFETAGAPHDLDDFGLGPAGSRPHHPAGSRPHRTGDAHDAHGAHHDDGDSGKVSIATQAAVSAAGFLDTDFGDLANEIEAAVMHLQVPAPTGVIEVEASVRYASIEDAIAAVSPTSADPSAIDFDETEIEPRASRSDSIRLPTPDEIVARAVQAEPPTGDEIVTPCTDEGDFTNVAPISVLFRLAATQSTGLLVASVGGIKKEIFIRAGIPEFVSSNVASELLGAYLVQCGALSSGELAMALAMMPHYGGKLGDTLVGLGLLKPLEVFRHLTVQVRQKLIDVCTWTKGTYGWYAGRQIERNAFPLDLNPFEVLGAGAMAMRDDLVVTWMSRHAADSLVQRQARPAVAPERFEIVGMAPLFERIDGTHTVGELVTESLDPATQRRTARMLILMLQTGLVVVEEL
- a CDS encoding serine/threonine-protein phosphatase, with protein sequence MMVAGQSLIRRSVGRTDVGRRRAVNEDSYFRDDQMGFYVVADGVGGHNKGEVASRECVDQLEMWVRGAARELARLTAAVADGDHEAIWEIRRLLESGVQSACYMVYGMAELSPEKRGMSTTCSAMLVGGGLAFAAHVGDSRVYRIRGPVAMQITEDHTLINYKLKHGLITPEEAEKSSAKNVITRAVGHKDYVQVDTADVDVAPGDRFMMCTDGLHGYLRNDQEVVELIRDDGIEACADAAIDLANQRGGRDNITVLVVEIPW
- a CDS encoding molybdopterin molybdotransferase MoeA → MLSIADAALRIQALIARVPTEVVALAEADGRILATPIVAGRPLPGFDNSAMDGFAVRAADVPGTLPVVAAIAAGARAPAPLPPGAAVRIMTGAPLPPGADAIVMFEDARDHGATVELPAAPAGDHVRRQGEDVAVGDLVVAAGTLLGSGEVTVAAALGCATVTVARRPRVAILATGDELRAIDAALAPGELVDSSSYGLRAAVRAAGGAPDYLGVVGDDRDATTAAIARALAADVVITTGGVSVGDHDHVRAALTDAGVTLDFWKVAMRPGKPLAVGQAGATMVFALPGNPVSSWVGFELFVRPALLAMQGAQVTTRPRAPVVLPDGYRKPAGRAHVIRVALVRDGARLIARPHPKQGSAMQSSLVGCDALVEIAAELTEVAPGDTAPAWLVRPV